From a region of the Mycobacterium sp. SMC-8 genome:
- a CDS encoding PE-PPE domain-containing protein, with the protein MKRLKRTAGDQAESPTALIAAARAALGDIGPGAGMEDIARHAGCGVDVLYRHFTDRDELIDAVLADLVASVGDDHREAAGDAASRGRSGLRYAVAPLAALAAVTTVAAPTGMPMTPSPAAAAAVTEPVAAAESPVPTVLTLTPLWPVWPLEFALQGSLCQSGGCDAVPYLPFSTAAGVSLLNTRLSSPTDAGRLASDTGTVVFGYSHGAVVAGRWLAEYADQSWAPPADRLSFVLIGNPMRAHGGTKPALPHTRYRVVDVVRQYDPVADFPDNPFNLFAMLNIGAGILSSVHLDYTGVDIDDPRNTVWTEGNITYVFVPTQNLPLLTPLRLIGLGRLADALNEPLKELVEQAYDRPYLAKTEAADAADSSFAEPAAEAGVADTQARADREAGAAADDPDVLGEHSAPIGEQTSALEEDSADAEPPPEDPEVQADDPDVTAGETPAQDTPEGPAAAEAKAPRTTDDAVGS; encoded by the coding sequence ATGAAACGACTCAAGCGGACCGCCGGTGACCAGGCCGAGTCGCCCACCGCGCTGATCGCCGCGGCGCGTGCCGCCCTGGGCGACATCGGTCCCGGCGCCGGCATGGAGGACATCGCTCGCCATGCCGGCTGCGGAGTCGACGTGCTGTACCGGCACTTCACCGACCGGGACGAGCTGATCGACGCGGTGCTCGCCGACCTCGTCGCGTCCGTCGGCGACGACCACCGTGAGGCGGCCGGCGACGCGGCATCCCGCGGTCGGTCCGGTCTCAGGTACGCGGTCGCGCCGTTGGCTGCGCTGGCGGCGGTGACGACGGTGGCGGCTCCGACGGGCATGCCGATGACACCCTCGCCGGCCGCAGCGGCGGCCGTCACCGAACCTGTGGCAGCCGCTGAGTCGCCGGTCCCCACGGTGCTGACGCTCACCCCGCTGTGGCCGGTGTGGCCGCTGGAGTTTGCGCTGCAGGGGTCGCTGTGCCAGTCCGGCGGCTGCGACGCCGTGCCGTATCTGCCGTTTTCGACCGCAGCCGGCGTCAGCCTGCTCAACACACGCCTTTCCTCCCCTACAGACGCCGGCCGCCTCGCGAGCGACACCGGCACGGTCGTCTTCGGCTACAGCCACGGCGCGGTGGTGGCCGGTCGATGGCTGGCCGAGTACGCCGACCAATCCTGGGCTCCCCCGGCCGACCGGCTGTCGTTCGTGTTGATCGGGAATCCGATGCGCGCCCACGGCGGCACGAAGCCGGCGCTGCCACACACCCGGTACCGCGTCGTCGACGTCGTCCGCCAGTACGATCCGGTGGCCGACTTCCCCGACAACCCGTTCAACCTGTTCGCGATGCTCAACATCGGCGCCGGAATCCTGTCGTCGGTGCACCTCGACTACACCGGCGTGGACATCGACGATCCGCGGAACACGGTGTGGACCGAGGGCAACATCACGTATGTGTTCGTGCCGACCCAGAACCTTCCGCTGCTCACGCCGCTGCGGCTGATCGGGCTGGGCCGGCTGGCCGATGCGCTGAACGAACCGCTCAAAGAGCTCGTGGAGCAGGCGTATGACCGCCCGTATCTGGCAAAGACGGAAGCAGCCGATGCGGCCGACTCCTCGTTCGCCGAGCCCGCTGCCGAGGCCGGCGTGGCCGACACGCAGGCGCGGGCGGACCGTGAGGCCGGCGCTGCGGCCGACGATCCCGACGTTCTCGGCGAACACTCCGCGCCGATCGGTGAGCAGACCTCCGCCCTCGAGGAGGACTCGGCTGATGCCGAACCACCGCCGGAGGACCCAGAGGTGCAGGCCGACGACCCCGACGTCACCGCCGGGGAGACGCCGGCCCAGGACACGCCGGAGGGTCCGGCAGCGGCGGAAGCGAAGGCTCCGCGCACCACGGACGACGCCGTCGGAAGCTGA
- a CDS encoding SIMPL domain-containing protein has protein sequence MLVTVAATGLAAAGLTACDAQSSTSLEPGADSRQVTVVGSGEVQGTPDTLTVNASMETLGPDATSAMSQTNDLQQTVIDALTSLGIERGDIATTAADLQPQYGNDNTSISTYRATNSINLTIRDLNLASEAIGLIVDTGGNATRINSISYSIEDDSQLVRDARARAFEDAKDRAGQYAQLSGLNLGKVISISESTAPAPPIPMQAPRAMEAAVPLEPGQQTVGFSVTVIWELT, from the coding sequence ATGCTGGTCACGGTCGCCGCGACAGGGTTGGCGGCCGCCGGGCTGACCGCATGCGACGCGCAGAGTTCGACGTCGTTGGAGCCGGGGGCCGACAGCCGCCAGGTCACCGTGGTCGGCTCCGGCGAGGTGCAGGGCACCCCCGACACCTTGACGGTGAACGCATCGATGGAGACCCTCGGCCCCGACGCGACCTCGGCGATGAGCCAGACCAACGACCTGCAGCAGACCGTGATCGACGCGCTGACCAGCCTGGGCATCGAGCGCGGGGACATCGCCACCACGGCGGCGGACCTGCAGCCGCAGTACGGCAACGACAACACCTCGATCTCGACCTACCGGGCCACCAACTCGATCAACCTGACGATCCGTGACCTGAACCTGGCCTCGGAAGCGATCGGCCTCATCGTCGACACCGGCGGCAATGCCACCCGGATCAACTCAATCAGCTACTCCATCGAGGACGATTCGCAGCTGGTGCGCGACGCCAGGGCCCGCGCGTTCGAGGACGCCAAGGACCGGGCCGGCCAGTACGCGCAGCTGTCGGGGCTCAACCTCGGCAAGGTCATCTCGATCTCCGAGTCCACGGCGCCCGCCCCGCCGATCCCGATGCAGGCGCCACGCGCGATGGAGGCCGCCGTGCCGCTGGAGCCCGGTCAGCAGACGGTCGGGTTCTCGGTGACGGTGATCTGGGAGCTCACCTAA
- the hpt gene encoding hypoxanthine phosphoribosyltransferase: MGVPAHAADLYPGDIKSVLLSEEQIKAKTAEMAAQIAVDYEVSGSGQDLLLITVLKGAVMFVTDLARAIPVPTQLEFMAVSSYGSSTSSSGVVRILKDLDRDINDRDVLIVEDIVDSGLTLSWLLRNLATRRPRSLRVCTLLRKPDAVRADVDIQYIGFDIPNEFVVGYGLDYAERYRDLPYIGTLDPKVYENS, translated from the coding sequence GTGGGCGTGCCTGCGCATGCTGCGGACTTGTATCCCGGGGACATCAAATCGGTGTTGCTGTCGGAAGAACAGATCAAAGCCAAGACCGCCGAGATGGCCGCGCAGATCGCCGTCGACTATGAGGTGTCGGGATCCGGCCAGGACCTGCTGCTGATCACCGTGCTCAAGGGCGCGGTCATGTTCGTCACCGATCTCGCTCGGGCGATTCCGGTGCCCACGCAACTGGAGTTCATGGCCGTCAGCTCGTACGGCTCGTCGACGTCGTCGTCGGGTGTGGTCCGCATCCTCAAGGACCTCGACCGCGACATCAACGACCGCGACGTGCTGATCGTCGAGGACATCGTCGACTCCGGGCTCACGCTGTCTTGGCTGCTGCGCAACCTCGCGACGCGGCGGCCGCGGTCGCTGCGGGTGTGCACGTTGCTGCGCAAACCCGACGCGGTGCGTGCCGACGTCGACATCCAGTACATCGGGTTCGACATCCCGAACGAGTTCGTCGTCGGGTACGGCCTCGACTACGCCGAGCGCTACCGCGACCTGCCCTACATCGGCACGCTCGATCCGAAGGTCTACGAGAACTCCTGA
- the tilS gene encoding tRNA lysidine(34) synthetase TilS, whose product MDRQGAVAALRTALTGFLGDHPDVSGPWCVALSGGPDSLALTAVAAAVRPTTALIVDHRLQPDSDRVATTAHDQALSLGCVGAQVLPVDVDTHGGPEGAARAARYAALDTARHGAPVLLAHTLDDQAETVLLGLGRGSGARSLAGMRPYDPPWCRPLLGIRREVTHRACDELGLPAWQDPHNSDPRYTRVRLRAEVLPLLEDVLGGGVAEALARTATALREDTDALDNLAAQTFVAAGGAGLPVAALTPLPAAVRRRVIRRWLLAGGACELTDKQIRAVDALVTDWRGQGGVAVPGGVPRERLFAGRRRDVLTLYREPVAERHR is encoded by the coding sequence ATGGATCGACAGGGTGCTGTAGCCGCGCTGCGCACCGCGCTGACCGGTTTCCTCGGTGACCATCCCGACGTGTCCGGGCCGTGGTGCGTCGCCTTGTCCGGCGGCCCCGATTCGCTGGCTCTGACGGCGGTCGCGGCGGCTGTGCGGCCGACCACGGCGTTGATCGTCGATCACCGGCTGCAGCCGGATTCCGACCGCGTCGCCACGACAGCGCACGATCAGGCGCTGAGCCTGGGATGTGTTGGGGCACAGGTACTCCCGGTCGACGTCGACACGCACGGCGGTCCGGAGGGGGCGGCCCGCGCCGCCCGGTACGCCGCGCTCGACACCGCTCGGCACGGCGCGCCGGTACTGCTCGCGCACACGCTCGACGACCAGGCCGAGACTGTGCTGCTCGGTCTGGGCCGGGGCTCGGGCGCCCGCTCCCTGGCAGGGATGCGCCCCTACGACCCGCCGTGGTGCCGGCCGCTGCTGGGGATCCGGCGCGAGGTCACCCACCGGGCGTGCGACGAGCTCGGCCTGCCCGCGTGGCAGGACCCGCACAACAGCGACCCCCGCTACACCCGGGTGCGGCTGCGCGCCGAGGTGCTTCCGCTGCTGGAGGACGTGCTCGGCGGCGGCGTGGCCGAAGCGCTGGCCCGCACGGCCACCGCCCTGCGTGAGGACACCGATGCCCTCGACAACCTCGCCGCGCAGACCTTCGTCGCCGCGGGCGGCGCCGGCCTGCCCGTCGCCGCGCTGACGCCGCTGCCCGCTGCGGTGCGGCGCAGGGTGATCCGGCGCTGGCTGCTCGCAGGGGGCGCGTGCGAGCTCACCGACAAGCAGATCCGCGCCGTCGACGCGCTGGTCACCGACTGGCGCGGGCAGGGCGGCGTGGCGGTGCCCGGCGGAGTTCCCCGCGAACGGTTGTTCGCCGGCCGCCGCCGCGACGTGCTGACCCTGTACCGCGAACCGGTCGCCGAGCGGCACCGCTAG
- a CDS encoding zinc-dependent metalloprotease, whose protein sequence is MSAASKSGLTVGRAVDWNLAASLGGKLARPEPPATEYTRRQVVDQLAEAARASELPVRETTGLIEGGEIPEARVVNRPEWIRAAAQSMRVMTGGQGDDVRPHVLTGRIAGAQTGAVLAFVSSGILGQYDPFAAGGGELLLVYPNVIAVERQLRVLPKDFRMWVCLHEVTHRVQFRANPWLADHMSKALAVLTEDAGDDLPQMAGRLAEYVRDRRTKADEQEPNSGGILGLLRAVQSEPQRQALDRLLVLGTLLEGHAEHVMDAVGPAVVPSVASIRHRFDQRRQRKQPPLQRLLRALLGVDAKLSQYTRGKAFVDHVVGRVGMARFNAVWTDAESLPLPTEIDEPQRWIDRVL, encoded by the coding sequence ATGAGCGCGGCGTCGAAGTCCGGGCTCACCGTCGGTCGCGCGGTGGACTGGAACCTGGCCGCCTCCCTCGGCGGCAAATTGGCCCGTCCTGAGCCGCCGGCCACCGAGTACACCCGCAGGCAGGTCGTCGACCAGCTCGCCGAGGCGGCCCGCGCCTCCGAGCTGCCGGTGCGGGAGACGACCGGCCTGATCGAGGGCGGCGAGATCCCCGAGGCGCGGGTGGTCAACCGTCCCGAGTGGATCCGCGCTGCGGCGCAATCGATGCGGGTGATGACAGGCGGGCAGGGCGACGACGTCAGACCCCACGTGCTGACCGGCCGCATCGCCGGCGCGCAGACCGGGGCGGTGCTGGCCTTCGTGTCATCGGGGATCCTCGGCCAGTACGACCCGTTTGCGGCCGGCGGCGGCGAACTGTTGCTGGTGTACCCGAACGTGATCGCCGTCGAGCGTCAACTTCGGGTGCTGCCCAAGGACTTCCGGATGTGGGTGTGTCTGCACGAGGTCACCCACCGGGTGCAATTCCGGGCCAATCCGTGGCTGGCCGACCACATGTCGAAGGCGCTGGCGGTGCTGACCGAGGACGCCGGCGACGACCTGCCCCAGATGGCGGGCCGGCTCGCCGAGTACGTGCGTGACCGCCGCACCAAAGCCGATGAGCAGGAACCGAATTCGGGTGGGATTCTCGGTCTTCTGCGGGCCGTGCAATCCGAGCCGCAGCGGCAGGCGCTGGACCGTCTGCTGGTGCTGGGCACCCTGCTCGAAGGGCACGCCGAACACGTGATGGACGCCGTCGGCCCTGCCGTGGTGCCGTCGGTGGCCTCGATCCGGCACCGGTTCGATCAGCGCAGGCAACGCAAACAGCCACCGCTGCAACGACTGCTGCGCGCACTGCTGGGTGTCGACGCGAAACTGAGTCAGTACACCAGGGGCAAGGCGTTCGTCGACCACGTGGTGGGCAGGGTCGGTATGGCCCGCTTCAACGCGGTCTGGACCGACGCCGAAAGCCTGCCGCTGCCCACCGAGATCGACGAACCGCAGCGATGGATCGACAGGGTGCTGTAG
- the dacB gene encoding D-alanyl-D-alanine carboxypeptidase/D-alanyl-D-alanine-endopeptidase, with amino-acid sequence MRPTRWRRSTYVVVGAVVLLLVVVVVAAAALVATRQGADQVAVEPAPAPATAAPAVEPVSDSADKPTPEGLTRALREVLANPDLGRFTGRITDALTGEQLWAQGAGVPMQPASTNKLLTAAAALLTLDRDVRLTTRVLSTTPGVVVLVGGGDQTLSAAPRNVDTWYRDAARIVDLADQVRRSGVDVTTVQVDVSAYTGPTMAPGWDPLDIDGGDIAPIESIMLDGGRTQPVSVESRRSRTPALDAGRALAVALRLDPAKVTVTTSASRGTEIASVQSPPLMQRLRDMMNFSDNVMAESIGREVAAATGEPQSFAGASRAVLGALEDAGIDTAGARLLDSSGLSVDDRLTAETLDEVVQAAAGDDEPALRPLVDLLPIAGGSGTLSNRYLDSEDGRAAAGYLRAKTGSLTGTNSLAGIVTGESGRVLTFVLLSNDAGPTGRTALDAFAATLRTCGCRS; translated from the coding sequence ATGCGGCCCACGCGGTGGCGGCGATCCACGTATGTGGTCGTCGGGGCGGTGGTTCTGCTGCTCGTCGTCGTGGTCGTCGCTGCCGCCGCGTTGGTGGCCACCCGGCAGGGGGCCGACCAGGTCGCCGTCGAGCCGGCGCCCGCCCCGGCGACCGCGGCACCGGCCGTCGAACCGGTCTCGGATTCCGCCGACAAACCCACGCCTGAGGGCCTGACCCGCGCGCTGCGCGAGGTGCTGGCCAATCCCGATCTGGGCAGGTTCACCGGACGCATCACCGACGCGCTGACCGGTGAGCAGCTGTGGGCGCAGGGCGCCGGGGTGCCGATGCAGCCCGCGTCGACGAACAAGCTGCTGACCGCGGCCGCAGCGCTGCTGACCCTGGACCGCGACGTCAGGTTGACCACGCGCGTGCTCTCCACGACGCCGGGCGTGGTGGTGCTCGTCGGCGGCGGCGACCAGACCCTGTCGGCCGCGCCCCGCAACGTCGACACCTGGTATCGCGACGCGGCGCGGATCGTCGATTTGGCCGACCAGGTGCGCCGCAGCGGCGTCGACGTCACGACCGTCCAGGTCGACGTCAGCGCCTACACCGGACCGACGATGGCACCCGGCTGGGACCCGCTGGACATCGACGGCGGCGACATCGCGCCGATCGAGTCGATCATGCTCGACGGTGGCCGGACACAGCCGGTGAGTGTCGAATCGCGGCGGTCCAGGACACCGGCGCTGGACGCGGGCCGGGCGCTGGCCGTGGCGCTGCGGCTCGATCCGGCCAAGGTCACGGTGACGACCTCGGCGTCCCGCGGCACCGAGATCGCATCGGTGCAGTCGCCGCCTCTGATGCAACGGCTGCGCGACATGATGAACTTCTCCGACAACGTGATGGCCGAATCGATCGGCCGCGAGGTCGCCGCCGCGACTGGTGAGCCGCAGAGCTTCGCCGGCGCGTCTCGCGCAGTGCTGGGCGCCCTGGAAGACGCCGGTATCGACACCGCCGGCGCGCGGCTGCTGGACTCCAGCGGTCTGTCGGTCGACGACCGGCTGACCGCCGAGACGCTCGACGAAGTGGTGCAGGCCGCGGCGGGTGACGACGAGCCCGCGCTGCGCCCGCTCGTGGACCTGCTGCCCATCGCCGGAGGCAGCGGCACCCTGTCCAACCGGTACCTCGACAGCGAGGACGGCCGCGCCGCAGCGGGATACCTGCGGGCCAAGACGGGCTCGCTGACCGGCACCAACTCACTGGCCGGGATCGTGACCGGAGAGAGCGGGCGGGTGCTGACCTTCGTGCTGCTGTCCAACGACGCCGGCCCGACGGGGCGCACCGCACTCGACGCGTTCGCCGCGACGCTGCGGACCTGCGGATGCCGCTCATGA
- a CDS encoding inorganic diphosphatase — translation MQFDVLIEIQKGSRNKYEVDHDSGKVKLDRYLFTSFGYPTDYGYIEDTLGEDGDPLDALVLLPEPVFPGCIVEARPVGMFRMEDEKGGDDKVLCVLADPRWDHIQDIGDVSDFELDAIKHFFVHYKDLEPGKFVKAADWVGREEAEAEVQRSIERFKAEGH, via the coding sequence GTGCAGTTCGATGTCCTCATCGAGATCCAGAAGGGTTCCCGCAACAAGTACGAGGTGGACCACGACAGCGGCAAGGTGAAGCTGGACCGCTACCTGTTCACCTCGTTCGGCTATCCGACGGACTACGGCTACATCGAGGACACCCTCGGCGAGGACGGCGATCCGTTGGACGCGCTGGTGTTGCTGCCCGAGCCGGTGTTCCCGGGGTGCATCGTCGAGGCCCGTCCCGTCGGCATGTTCCGGATGGAAGACGAGAAGGGCGGCGACGACAAGGTGCTGTGCGTGCTCGCCGATCCCCGCTGGGACCACATCCAGGACATCGGCGACGTGTCGGACTTCGAGCTCGACGCGATCAAGCACTTCTTCGTGCACTACAAGGACCTGGAGCCGGGCAAGTTCGTCAAGGCCGCCGACTGGGTGGGCCGCGAGGAGGCCGAGGCCGAGGTACAGCGCTCGATCGAGCGCTTCAAGGCCGAAGGGCACTGA
- a CDS encoding 2-oxo-4-hydroxy-4-carboxy-5-ureidoimidazoline decarboxylase: MLLHQGIGLDAFNALPMRRAVHAVFECCYSVPLAADLARARPFDTHDRLFRFADTLLFGLSEESIDSILQAYPDVGRRPGSEKSQAEQCAITDERPEVMAELATASKKYLNHFGFGFVMFINGYGADVVLETMRDRLHNDYETERKVVRNELARINRTRLERMLGPEGGYDNW, translated from the coding sequence GTGTTGCTGCATCAGGGGATCGGGCTGGACGCTTTCAACGCCCTTCCGATGCGCCGCGCCGTCCACGCGGTCTTCGAATGCTGTTACAGCGTGCCGCTGGCCGCCGACCTGGCCCGCGCCCGGCCGTTCGACACCCACGACCGGTTGTTCCGCTTCGCCGACACCCTGCTGTTCGGGCTGAGCGAGGAGTCGATCGACTCGATCCTGCAGGCCTACCCGGACGTGGGCAGACGGCCGGGCAGCGAGAAGTCCCAAGCCGAGCAGTGTGCGATCACCGACGAACGTCCCGAGGTGATGGCCGAACTCGCGACCGCGTCGAAGAAGTACCTCAATCATTTCGGGTTCGGCTTCGTGATGTTCATCAACGGCTACGGCGCCGACGTGGTTCTTGAGACCATGCGGGACCGGCTACACAACGACTACGAGACCGAACGCAAGGTGGTCCGCAACGAGCTGGCGCGGATCAACCGGACCCGGCTCGAGCGCATGCTGGGCCCTGAGGGCGGTTACGACAACTGGTGA